One window of Elaeis guineensis isolate ETL-2024a chromosome 11, EG11, whole genome shotgun sequence genomic DNA carries:
- the LOC105054383 gene encoding probable cinnamyl alcohol dehydrogenase 1 isoform X2, which translates to MDTEIGSGDCLAWAARDASGILSPYRFNRRHEIVGVVTEVGSNVKGFKVGDHAGVGTYVNSCGECEYCNDFLEVHCSKGSIFTFNGLDSDGTITKGGYSSYIIVKERYCYMIPDGYPLAMAAPLLCAGITVYTPMMRHKMNQPGKSLGVIGLGGLGHMAVKFGKAFGLKVTVFSTSKSKKEEALKLLGADKFVISSDQQQMESMTKSLDFIVDTASGDHPFDPYMSLLKIGGVLVLVGFPSEVRLNPGSLNLGSRSISGSLTGGTKETQRMLEFCAANKVYPEIELINIQYINEAIERLINRDVKYRFVIDIKNSLK; encoded by the exons GCATGAGATTGTAGGAGTTGTCACAGAGGTTGGTTCCAATGTTAAAGGTTTCAAAGTTGGTGATCATGCTGGTGTTGGCACTTATGTTAATTCATGTGGAGAGTGCGAGTACTGTAATGATTTTCTGGAAGTTCATTGTTCGAAAGGATCAATTTTCACTTTCAATGGTCTTGATTCAGATGGCACAATCACAAAAGGAGGATATTCCAGCTACATCATAGTCAAGGAGAG ATACTGCTACATGATACCTGATGGCTACCCATTAGCTATGGCAGCACCTTTGCTATGTGCTGGAATCACAGTGTACACCCCCATGATGCGCCATAAGATGAACCAACCTGGCAAATCTCTTGGAGTCATTGGGTTAGGTGGCCTCGGTCACATGGCAGTGAAGTTTGGAAAAGCTTTTGGTTTGAAAGTAACAGTGTTCAGTACAAGTAAGTCCAAGAAAGAGGAAGCACTAAAACTTCTTGGAGCAGACAAATTTGTGATCTCATCAGACCAGCAGCAGATGGAG TCTATGACAAAATCCCTGGATTTCATCGTTGACACTGCTTCCGGTGATCACCCCTTTGATCCTTACATGTCACTTCTGAAGATTGGTGGAGTTTTGGTCCTAGTGGGCTTTCCTAGTGAAGTCCGTCTGAATCCCGGAAGTCTTAACCTtg GTTCAAGAAGTATATCTGGCAGTTTGACTGGTGGTACCAAAGAGACACAAAGAATGCTGGAGTTCTGTGCAGCAAACAAAGTATATCCAGAAATTGAACTCATCAATATTCAGTACATAAATGAGGCAATTGAGAGGCTTATAAACAGAGATGTCAAGTATCGTTTTGTGATTGACATCAAGAACTCTCTCAAGTGA